A genomic segment from Bacillus cereus G9842 encodes:
- a CDS encoding Nif3-like dinuclear metal center hexameric protein encodes MNITQFNEQITSLFEEHLHKYGDDEYGFTHISKDEFHKIGYTTNLTLETIEEAYKNGVDMIVTHHAPWSFLFGMEKACIEKLKQYEMNHFWIHLPLDFVKFGTCTSLFNGIGIDTILEYSTYEEEELPGIGEYKEAIPFSNLVGKLEEKMEEKVKSWRNHDKPVKRIAILTGAGNNTNLIERALEKGCDTYITGEKTLYTVQHAKFKGINLIVGSHTFTEVFGVESLAHKLQDRDPAIEIIRVYEEHLE; translated from the coding sequence ATGAATATAACGCAGTTTAACGAACAGATAACATCATTATTTGAAGAGCATCTTCACAAATATGGCGATGATGAATATGGTTTTACTCATATAAGTAAAGATGAATTTCACAAAATCGGTTACACAACAAATCTGACATTAGAGACGATTGAAGAAGCGTATAAAAATGGAGTCGATATGATAGTTACACATCATGCGCCGTGGAGTTTTTTATTTGGTATGGAAAAGGCTTGTATTGAGAAATTGAAGCAATATGAAATGAATCATTTTTGGATTCATTTGCCGTTAGATTTTGTAAAGTTTGGCACGTGTACGTCGTTATTTAACGGAATTGGGATAGATACAATACTAGAATATTCCACGTATGAGGAAGAAGAACTACCGGGAATAGGAGAATATAAAGAAGCGATTCCTTTTTCAAACTTAGTTGGAAAACTGGAAGAAAAAATGGAAGAGAAAGTGAAGAGCTGGAGAAATCATGATAAACCAGTAAAACGGATTGCGATTTTAACCGGTGCAGGAAACAATACAAATTTAATTGAACGTGCATTAGAAAAAGGATGTGACACGTACATAACAGGTGAAAAAACATTATATACAGTGCAACATGCGAAATTTAAAGGGATTAATTTAATTGTAGGCAGTCATACTTTTACAGAAGTGTTTGGTGTAGAAAGTTTGGCTCATAAATTACAAGACAGAGACCCGGCAATAGAAATTATTAGAGTATAT
- a CDS encoding PhzF family phenazine biosynthesis isomerase, translating to MKTINVFHYDAFTNKPNKGNPAGIVLEADGLTEEKMQIIAEKVGYNETTFVLSSEVGDIRMRYFTPGFEMDLCGHGTVGTIYALREKGLLEEKSNLTIETKAGILPIQIGVNKNGETFIKMRQAAPQFKEFTGSKEKLAHSIGLEINDLDVSLPIVYGSTGNWTVIVPIKNLNACERMKPNNAAFPSVLKEIPNASIHPICLETYDELAQMHGRHFSSAYAGTIEDPVTGTASGVMGAYYAEYLEKDFEHELDLIVEQGQEINKDGRVTVYVTKEIENEKLQIDIAGTAVYVKEFEVSI from the coding sequence ATGAAGACTATAAACGTATTTCATTACGACGCATTTACGAATAAACCAAATAAGGGAAATCCAGCAGGTATTGTATTAGAAGCAGATGGATTAACGGAAGAGAAAATGCAAATTATTGCTGAAAAAGTTGGATATAACGAAACAACTTTTGTTCTTTCTTCAGAAGTAGGAGATATAAGAATGCGTTATTTTACACCTGGTTTTGAAATGGATTTATGTGGTCATGGGACAGTAGGGACGATATATGCTTTGCGCGAAAAAGGTTTATTAGAAGAGAAAAGTAACCTTACGATTGAAACGAAGGCTGGGATTTTACCGATACAAATAGGTGTAAATAAAAATGGAGAAACCTTTATTAAAATGAGACAGGCAGCACCTCAGTTTAAAGAATTTACAGGTTCAAAAGAAAAATTAGCTCATAGTATTGGTTTAGAAATAAATGATTTAGATGTAAGTTTACCGATTGTATATGGAAGTACTGGTAATTGGACTGTAATTGTACCGATTAAAAATCTTAATGCATGCGAGAGAATGAAACCTAATAATGCTGCATTTCCATCAGTATTAAAAGAAATACCTAATGCTTCTATTCACCCAATTTGTCTAGAAACTTATGATGAACTAGCACAAATGCACGGCCGTCATTTTTCATCAGCTTACGCTGGGACGATTGAAGATCCAGTGACAGGAACAGCTTCAGGTGTAATGGGAGCGTATTATGCGGAGTATTTAGAGAAAGATTTTGAACATGAATTGGATTTAATCGTTGAGCAAGGACAGGAAATAAATAAAGATGGTCGTGTAACTGTTTATGTAACGAAAGAGATAGAAAACGAGAAGTTACAAATAGATATTGCTGGAACAGCGGTGTATGTGAAAGAGTTTGAAGTTTCAATATAA
- a CDS encoding GNAT family N-acetyltransferase, with protein sequence MKLPLLEVETDRLIIRPFQKDDYESWLDGFNKRLPSQYKYDDGYQVLVSSTKAWFTEWIRGFDEAAHRDEMYVLGIFRKEDGANIGKLELIKILRMDYQWAMMGYSIHNQYWKNGYGIESVKAALSLFYNSLHFHRIELHIHVDNEPSVRLAERSGFSFECEREAFSLENGKWMDFLIYYKNKEMNK encoded by the coding sequence ATGAAGCTACCGTTATTAGAAGTAGAGACGGATAGACTCATTATCCGTCCATTTCAAAAAGATGATTACGAAAGTTGGTTAGATGGATTTAATAAGAGACTGCCATCGCAGTATAAATATGACGATGGCTATCAAGTTCTGGTATCATCAACAAAAGCATGGTTCACGGAATGGATAAGAGGTTTTGATGAAGCAGCACATAGAGATGAGATGTATGTATTAGGCATTTTTCGTAAAGAAGACGGAGCTAATATTGGAAAGTTAGAGCTGATAAAAATTTTACGAATGGATTACCAATGGGCGATGATGGGGTATTCCATACATAATCAATACTGGAAAAATGGATATGGCATAGAAAGCGTGAAAGCTGCGTTATCGTTATTTTATAATAGTCTTCATTTTCATAGAATTGAATTACATATACATGTTGATAATGAGCCATCTGTTCGTCTTGCGGAACGATCAGGTTTTTCTTTTGAATGCGAGAGAGAGGCGTTTTCTTTAGAGAATGGTAAGTGGATGGATTTTCTTATTTATTATAAAAATAAAGAAATGAACAAATAA
- a CDS encoding class I adenylate-forming enzyme family protein — protein MQKLLQKRAMQSPNLEALVGGEKRYSFQQYNERVNQLAHYLLHNGVQRGDRIGILCKNNHPFPSVMMASLKIGAVCIPLNHQLTAYELETIVKEAKLKVLVIDEEFSEVLLKIDAVKEIPYVIQTTKEGFGSFELELQKQPTSEPNVEVHEEDDAIYLFTSGTTGQAKACVIGHKNLHHYFAEIAGQREIPAGERFLSVHPLFHMSGVLSILNCIYHGVTMIFLADSNPAIIWDKIEEEKITTMLAFPAVYSYMLDELNKKERNISTFKVAQSGGTKVPETLIQKYMEKGIYMVQGYGSTEGWVVTSWHPMMGKEKMSSVGKTLKNVEVKIVHPETGHELTTNEVGEIHVKSPYMFKGYWNNEKATKKVVKDNWFNMGDAGMIDDDGFLHIMGRYKDVIIRGGDNVYPDQVEDVIHEIHGVLEVAVVGVPDDFWGEVPRAYIVKDGETTLTEESITQYCKEKLASYKIPEVVFIEELPKNALGKVLKRELRDVVLMK, from the coding sequence ATGCAAAAATTATTACAAAAAAGAGCAATGCAATCACCAAATTTGGAAGCGCTTGTAGGCGGAGAGAAAAGGTATTCGTTTCAGCAGTATAATGAACGAGTAAATCAGCTTGCACATTATTTGTTACATAATGGTGTGCAAAGAGGAGACCGTATAGGAATACTATGCAAAAATAATCACCCGTTTCCAAGCGTTATGATGGCAAGTTTAAAAATTGGAGCGGTATGTATTCCGCTAAATCATCAGCTTACTGCTTATGAATTAGAAACGATTGTAAAAGAAGCGAAATTAAAAGTATTAGTTATTGATGAAGAATTTAGTGAAGTATTATTAAAGATTGATGCTGTTAAAGAAATCCCTTATGTAATTCAAACGACAAAAGAAGGCTTTGGTTCATTTGAATTAGAGTTGCAAAAACAGCCAACGTCAGAACCGAACGTAGAAGTTCATGAAGAAGACGATGCCATTTACTTATTTACTTCAGGAACGACTGGACAGGCGAAAGCATGTGTAATTGGACATAAAAACTTGCATCATTATTTTGCTGAAATTGCGGGCCAAAGAGAAATCCCAGCAGGTGAACGTTTTTTATCCGTGCATCCATTGTTCCATATGAGTGGCGTGCTTTCTATTTTAAATTGTATTTATCATGGCGTTACGATGATTTTCTTAGCTGATTCGAATCCTGCTATTATTTGGGATAAGATTGAAGAAGAGAAAATTACTACGATGCTTGCGTTCCCAGCTGTTTATAGTTACATGCTTGATGAATTAAATAAAAAAGAACGTAATATTTCAACCTTTAAAGTAGCACAAAGCGGTGGTACAAAAGTGCCAGAAACACTCATTCAAAAATATATGGAAAAAGGAATATATATGGTGCAAGGCTATGGTAGTACAGAAGGTTGGGTTGTAACCTCATGGCATCCAATGATGGGAAAAGAAAAGATGTCTTCTGTAGGAAAAACCTTGAAAAATGTAGAGGTGAAAATTGTTCATCCGGAAACAGGACATGAACTAACAACAAATGAAGTTGGAGAGATTCATGTGAAAAGTCCATACATGTTTAAAGGGTATTGGAATAATGAAAAGGCGACAAAGAAGGTAGTAAAAGATAACTGGTTTAACATGGGTGATGCTGGCATGATAGATGACGATGGATTCCTGCATATTATGGGAAGATATAAAGACGTTATTATACGCGGTGGTGACAATGTATATCCAGATCAAGTAGAAGATGTTATTCATGAAATACATGGTGTTTTAGAAGTTGCAGTAGTTGGAGTTCCAGATGACTTTTGGGGAGAAGTTCCAAGAGCTTACATTGTGAAGGATGGCGAAACAACATTAACAGAAGAAAGTATTACTCAGTATTGTAAGGAGAAATTAGCCAGTTACAAAATACCAGAAGTGGTATTCATAGAAGAATTACCGAAAAATGCTTTAGGAAAAGTGTTGAAGAGGGAATTACGAGATGTAGTTCTTATGAAATAG
- a CDS encoding NAD(P)H-dependent oxidoreductase has product MKTLVIVAHPDIEKSKINKRWIEELEKYSDEITVHELYKVAPNWEFNVEEEQKLLVEHDRYIFQFPLYWYSSPPLLKKWFDDVLTYGFAYGSQGDKVKGKEFGVAISIGGLEKDYENSGITMDELTKPFQATCLYTGMEFIPSFYLYGAEYKLSDEEIDKSAPEYVQYVMNKKYSNI; this is encoded by the coding sequence ATGAAAACACTTGTAATTGTAGCACATCCTGATATTGAAAAATCAAAAATTAATAAAAGATGGATTGAAGAACTTGAGAAATATTCGGATGAAATTACGGTGCATGAATTGTATAAAGTGGCACCGAATTGGGAGTTTAATGTGGAAGAGGAACAAAAGCTGTTAGTAGAACATGACCGATATATATTTCAATTTCCTCTCTACTGGTACAGCTCACCACCTTTATTGAAAAAATGGTTCGATGATGTATTAACATATGGGTTTGCATACGGATCACAAGGAGATAAAGTGAAGGGAAAAGAATTTGGTGTAGCTATTTCTATAGGTGGATTAGAAAAAGACTATGAAAATAGTGGGATTACAATGGATGAGTTGACGAAACCATTCCAAGCTACATGCTTATATACAGGTATGGAATTTATACCTTCCTTTTATTTATATGGTGCAGAATATAAACTAAGTGATGAAGAGATTGATAAAAGTGCACCTGAATATGTGCAATATGTGATGAACAAGAAGTATTCTAATATATAA
- a CDS encoding winged helix-turn-helix transcriptional regulator encodes MNQNDDCPIATTLDVIGGKWKVHILCVLIDGKMRTNEIRREIPNITQKVLTQQLRQLEADGIIHRTVYQEVPPKVEYTISEYGKSLMQIMDELCEWGKDHQLKRLHD; translated from the coding sequence ATGAATCAAAATGATGACTGCCCAATTGCAACGACACTCGATGTAATCGGCGGAAAATGGAAAGTTCATATTTTATGTGTCTTAATAGATGGAAAAATGCGAACAAATGAAATCCGACGAGAAATTCCAAACATTACGCAAAAAGTTCTGACTCAACAACTTCGGCAACTTGAAGCTGATGGAATTATCCATCGTACTGTATATCAAGAAGTTCCACCAAAGGTTGAGTACACAATAAGCGAATATGGGAAATCTTTAATGCAAATTATGGATGAACTATGTGAATGGGGAAAAGATCATCAATTGAAAAGATTACATGACTAA